The Myotis daubentonii chromosome 9, mMyoDau2.1, whole genome shotgun sequence genome has a segment encoding these proteins:
- the REXO2 gene encoding oligoribonuclease, mitochondrial yields the protein MLGGSLRSGLLRGVGGSRGQVGARGVREGGAAMAAGESMAQRMVWVDLEMTGLDIEKDQIIEMACLITDSDLNILAEGPNLIIKQPDELLDSMSDWCKEHHGKSGLTKAVKESTVTLQQAEYEFLSFVRQQTPPGLCPLAGNSVHADKKFLDKYMPQFMKHLHYRIIDVSTVKELCRRWYPEEYEFAPKKAASHRALDDISESIRELQFYRNNIFKKKTDEKKRKIMENGENEKTVS from the exons ATGCTAGGCGGCTCCCTGCGCTCCGGGCTGTTGCGAGGTGTGGGTGGGAGCCGCGGGCAGGTCGGGGCGCGGGGTGTCCGCGAAGGTGGCGCAGCCATGGCGGCGGGGGAGAGCATGGCCCAGCGGATGGTCTGGGTGGACCTGGAG atgacgGGATTGGACATTGAGAAGGACCAGATTATTGAGATGGCCTGTCTGATCACCGACTCTGATCTCAACATTTTGGCCGAA GGTCCTAACCTGATTATAAAACAGCCAGATGAGTTACTGGACAGCATGTCAGATTGGTGCAAGGAGCATCATGGGAAG TCCGGTCTAACCAAAGCAGTGAAGGAGAGTACAGTGACATTGCAGCAGGCAGAGTATGAATTTCTGTCCTTTGTGCGACAGCAGACTCCTCCGGGGCTCTGTCCACTTGCAG GAAATTCAGTTCATGCAGATAAGAAGTTTCTTGACAAATACATGCCCCAGTTCATGAAACATCTTCATTATAGAATAATTGATGTGAGCACTGTTAAGGAACTGTGCAG ACGCTGGTATCCAGAAGAATATGAATTTGCACCCAAGAAGGCTGCTTCTCACAG GGCGCTTGACGACATTAGCGAAAGCATCAGAGAACTTCAGTTTTACCGAAATAACATCttcaagaaaaaaacagatgaaaagaagaggaaaattatGGAAAACGGGGAGAACGAGAAGACTGTGAGTTGA